CGCACCTCCGCGCGCAGCGGCTCGAACAGGTGCTCGCCCGCGCGCGTCACCCCGCCGGCGATCACCACCATCTCGGGGTTCAGGATGTTGATGATGCTGGCGATCCCCGCGCCCAGGAACTTGGCGGTGTCCTTCATCACCTCGTTGGCGTAGGGGTCGCCCTCGACGACGGCCTCGTAGACCGTCGCCGCGGTGATGTCCTCGACCTTGCCGCCCACCATGTCCAGCAGCAGCGACGGCGCGCCCGCCTCCAGCCCCTCCACCGCGCGCGTGGCGATGGCCGGGCCGCTGGCGTACTGCTCCAGGCACCCGTAGTTGCCGCACTTGCAGCGCCGCCCGTTGCTGTCGATGGTCATGTGGCCGATCTCGCCGGCCACGTCGCTGCAGCCGTGGTAGATCTCGCCGTTCAGCACGATCCCGCCGCCGATCCCCGTCCCCAGCGTCAGCCCGACGAGCGTCTGCGTCCCCCGCCCGGCGCCCATCCACCACTCGCCGTAGGTGGCGCAGTTGGCGTCGTTGTCCAGCGTGCAGGGGAGGTGGAGCTGGTTGGCCATCAGGTCGCGCAGCGGGAAGTTGCGCCACCCCAGGTTGGGCGTGTTGATCACCGTTCCCGTCTTGCGGTCCAGC
The nucleotide sequence above comes from Longimicrobium sp.. Encoded proteins:
- a CDS encoding ROK family protein produces the protein MTPGTAEKRWIAGVDLGGTNIVVGLIPIEGGEVLGLRTHPTDATRGAKYVVDKMVAMVEESIEEVTTQHGTTRDAVAGVGIGSPGPLDRKTGTVINTPNLGWRNFPLRDLMANQLHLPCTLDNDANCATYGEWWMGAGRGTQTLVGLTLGTGIGGGIVLNGEIYHGCSDVAGEIGHMTIDSNGRRCKCGNYGCLEQYASGPAIATRAVEGLEAGAPSLLLDMVGGKVEDITAATVYEAVVEGDPYANEVMKDTAKFLGAGIASIINILNPEMVVIAGGVTRAGEHLFEPLRAEVRRRAFKSAQECCRIVSGTLPGTAGVVGAAAVFKKENYGHV